A region of the Flavobacteriaceae bacterium MAR_2010_188 genome:
AGGCGATTTAATTTAGTTGTTGGTTTTTGGTTTTTGGATTTTGGTTTTTGGAAGTTAGAAAAGGCAAATAACTTTCATCAGAACCTTTTATCATTCAGTTATTTTGCTTCACACTACTTTATACTTAATTCTTGATTCTCTATTCTTGCTCTTCTATTCAATCTGTTATCTACACACCCTTACTCAGCAAAATATAAACCGGAAAGTGGTCACTAAAACCACCTTTATATCTTTTGCCTGCATAGGTTCTATAAGGTTGTCCGGCAAATTTACCGTTGTATTGGGTCAGGAATTTTTCATTGAAGACTTCAGCTTTTTCAAATTTTAAGGAGTCTGATGCTGGTTTAAAAAAGTTAGGGCTTATTATCATTTGATCAAAAAAGTTCCAATTAAAATTATGATTCTGACTTCCTTTATCAATAGACCAAACTGTTTTTACCGCGTTGTAAAATCCGGTTTTGTCAGTTAAATAAGTAATACTGCTGTCATCTGGATTGTCATTAAAATCGCCCATAATTACAATTTTTGGGTCATTATGAACGAGCCGCAATTTTTCAACAATATGCACATTGATTTCTGCCGCCGCTTGTCTTTTTGGCCCAGAAAGCACTTCACCTTCACGACGTGAAGGCCAATGATTTAGCACTACACTAATCAATTCACCTTGTAGTTTTCCAGTGACAAGAAGCACATCTCTAGTAAAATCACGTGTTTTAAATTCATCCTCGAGGAGAACCGGAAAGATTTCGGAGCTTTCTAATTTAAACAGATCCTTGTTGTACAAAAGCGCCACGTCGATGCCCCGTTCATCGTAAGAGTCGTAATGCACAAAATCATAATTATGCTCACTGAGGTCTTTAGACTTAATAAGGTCGCGCAGTACTGTTTTATTTTCAACTTCCGCTAAACCTATCAATGCCGGCAGATATGCGCTTTCGTGTTTCCCGATTTGCGAAATTGCAGTGCCTATCTTATATAATTTACGGTCGTATCTTTTATTGGTCCACCTACGGTCCGCTGTAGGCAGAAAATCATCGTCATTGGTCATAGAATCGTTTTCGGTATCGTAGAGATTCTCTAAGTTGTAAAAAGCGATAGTTAGGATATTCTTTGGGTTACTGTCCATAGATTGGGCGTTTGGGTTAATTTAACCACTAAAAATACTAAAACCCCTAGATGCAAATGATTAACTTTGTGTTTTAATTCAATTTATGCTCGAAACAAAAGATTTATCATTAGAAAAGACCGTACTTATTGGGATAATTACCCAAGACCAAGATGAAGAAAAATCTAAGGAATATTTAGATGAACTAGAATTTCTTACTTACACAGCTGGTGGTGAGGTGCTGAAACGATTCACCCAAAAGATGGACATCCCTAATCCTAAGACTTTTATTGGGACTGGGAAGATGGACGATGTAAAGAAGTATATTGAAGAGCATGAAGTTGGTACAGCAATTTTTGATGATGAACTTTCGGCTACCCAAGAACGTAACATCAGTAAAATCCTTAATTGTAAAGTCTTAGACCGTACCAATCTAATTCTCGATATTTTTGCCCAAAGGGCGCAGACCAGTTATGCAAGAACGCAAGTAGAATTGGCGCAGTTTGAATATCTGCTACCAAGATTACGAGGAATGTGGACCCACTTAGAAAGACAACGTGGTGGTATTGGTATGCGCGGACCTGGTGAAACAGAAATAGAAACAGATAGAAGGATCGTTAGGGACAGAATTAGCCTTTTAAAGGACAAAATCAATTCTATCGATAAGCAAATGGCTACCCAACGTGGCAATCGGGGTCAGTTGGTAAGAGTGGCGTTGGTAGGTTACACTAATGTTGGAAAGTCTACCGTAATGAACGTAATTAGTAAAAGTGATGTTTTTGCCGAAAACAAATTGTTCGCCACACTAGATACCACCGTGAGAAAAGTGGTAATCAGGAATCTTCCTTTTCTACTAAGTGATACGGTTGGATTTATTAGAAAACTGCCAACCCAGTTGGTAGAATCCTTTAAAAGTACTTTAGATGAAGTTAGAGAAGCAGACCTTTTGCTTCATGTTGTAGATATATCGCATTCTAATTTTGAAGAACATATACAATCCGTTAATAAGATATTATCTGAAATTGGAAGCGGCGATAAGCCAACCCTAATGGTTTTCAACAAAATTGATGCCTACAAACAAACTGCTCTAGATAAGGACGATTTAGTTACCGAAAAAACAGAAGAGCATTACTCACTTGAAGAATGGAAAAAAACTTGGATGAATCGCATAGGCGACAATGCCATATTTATTTCCGCCTTAAATAATGAGAATATGAAAGATTTTAGGCAGAAGGTTTATTCTGCGGTAAGGGAAATCCATGTGAGCAGGTTTCCTTATAACAATTTTCTTTATCCAGATATCAGTGAGGAAGAGTAATAAAAAAAAGCCATTGATTTAGATCAATGGCTTTTTTAATGAGTTTTATTTATTCAAAAAGCATAGCTTATACCTACGGTATAATAAGACTGTAACTTATTGTCTACATTATCGAAAGTGGCGTTTTCATCACCTTGCGTATTTATCGCATAGTTAAGTGCTTCTTGCTTGTTTTTTCTTAACCCGATATCGGCGCCTACTCCAAATTTCTTCCAAAGGGTCCAAGCAAAAGAGTTGGTCCAGGTCCAGTTAGAATAGTCAGAACTCTTATAGCTTTGAAAAGCCGATAAATTAGATTTAAAACTCACCTGACCAATTTGTCTGGTATAATCAGCAACGATTTTTGCGCCTAAGGAAGATTCAAAAATGTTGTCTTCCTTACTAAAAACGAAGTTATAGTTTAAAGGATGTACCACGACTACTAGATTTTCGATTGGAGTCCAAGTACCACCGACACCAATATCTAAATATCCAGGATCATTAAAATTATCTAGGATAGTAGTTCTATACTCTGATAAGGCCGAAGCAGCAAAGTTCTCGTTAATCTTATAGCCAAACAAAGATGAAATATTAAATACGTCTGTGGTTGGGTTAAAACTATCATCGTCTAATTCATTATCCTTATCATCAAATTTTTGCCACTTTAGATTAGCGGTCATCGCATTTCTCCAAAAATATTGTGGATCTTTTAAGTTGGCATAACCATTAAAATTAATACCGATATTTCCGGTTGAATTGTTTGGGCTTCCTTGGGCGTACCAGTTATTAAAGCCAGAAACACTTCCGCCAATAACACCGAACGCTCCGACTTTCCAGCCTGGTAATGCGTCAATTTCTGACTGTATGGCATTTACTCGTTTTTGAATTGCAGCGATAGAATCTTTCTTCGCAGATTTTGCAACTTCTAATTCTTGCTCTGTCTGGGAATAACCAAAGGTCACAATCAGCAGAATAAACATGGTGATTAGTTTTGATTTTTTCATCGTAATTTTTTTGTTGATTTAAAGTTGAAGATTAAAATGTAATTCCTAATTTTTCTTTTTATAAAGTGGCACTGCAGAACATGCCTCCCCGTACATTATAGATTTTACAAGAGGTTGTAATTTATTTGCCAAGCCTAAATATGCGTTTAGTGGCACTGGTTTATTAGAGCAGCCTTTTAAGATGATGGGCTTGTTCTTATAAGGTTCAATATCTATTTTATTAATAATATCCTTGTATAAGGAGCTCTCTAAATCTATAAGATTCCCACTGATTACGACTTTCGCATAGGGCGCCATACTTAGACTCACTAAAGTAAATGCCCAAGTAGGAACTATAGCGTCAGAACTGCAAGTGATGGCTACAAAGGCGTCAGTATATTTCTCCCAGTCGTGGGTTTTTATCCTCTCTCTGAATTCTTTTTCGCGAAGAACAAAACCTTCGTGCAGCCATTCGCTAAGATCAAATAAAATACGCTGTCCTACAGGATAATAATCCTCTAAGTCTATGACTATTAGCTTACTTAGCGCAACTCTATTAACAATTTCTTCTTGCATAGTGCAAAAATACAAGTTCTTTATTTATATCCTTCGGCCTGTAACTTAAATAATTTGGCGTACAACTTAGGCTCAAGCATTAATTCTTCATGGGTTCCCATTTCTATGATCTTCCCATCTTCTAAAACCACAATCCTGTCTGCCTGCCTTACGGTACTAAATCTATGCGAAATAATAATACTGGTCTTGTTTTCGGTAAGACCAATAAATCTTTCAAATACTTCGCTTTCTGCTTTTGCATCTAAGGCCGAAGTTGGCTCGTCCAATATCATCACTTTAGCATCCTTCATATAAGCTCTTGCCAAAGCAACTTTTTGCCATTGCCCGCCTGAAAGTTCTTGACCCTTAGAAAATCGTTTGCCAAGTTGTTGGTCGTATCCTCTTTTTAAGTCTGAAATCACCTCGTTGGCCAAACTTAATCGCGCTGCTTCTTCAATCTTTTCTTGATTGTCGATTTCCTTAATATCGCCGATTGCAATATTCTCGCGCACTGTAAATTCATACCTAAAGAAATCTTGAAAAATCACTCCAAAATATTGTTGGTATTCGCTTTTGTTGAATCTAGAAATAGGAGTGCCGTCTAACAGAATCTGTCCCGAAGTTGGTTCATAAAAACGCAACAGCAACTTAGTAAGAGTAGTTTTACCAGCACCATTCTGACCAACAAACGCCATTTTCTCTCCAGCTTTTATTTTGAAGCTTACTCCCTTCAAAATAATGTTATCTGAATTGGGATAAGAAAAGTAAACATCCTTAAATTCAAATCCGGTCTGTATCACCACTGGTAATGGAATATCTTCAACATCTTCTGGTTCTACCGTAATATCTATAAAGTCGAAGTAATCTGCCAGATATAAAGAACTCTCAGTAATCCTGGTAAATTTTGAAAAGAACTCTTGAAGGTTTCGCATTAAGCGGTTAAACGCACCAGAGAGAAAGGTTAATTCACCTAAAGTTATGACTCCAGAAATTACCCGGTAAATAATAAAAACATAGGCGCCGTAATAACTAACAGAACCCAGAACATTGAATAAAAATCCTAAAGAAGAACGTTTTAAAGCCAAGGTTTTATTGAGCTGATAATAATCTTCAGAGAGATTTTTAAATCGATCTACCACAAAATCGGTAAGACCAAAGAGCTTTATTTCCTTTGCGGTTTTATCGTTTGCACCGATAAATCTCAGGTAATCGAGTTCTCGCCTTTCGGCAGTCCAGCCTCTCGCCAAGCTATATTGCTGTTGACTAAAATAAATCTCGTTGATAAAGGAAGGAATAATGCTGATTACCAAAAGCACGATCAACACCGGTTCAAAATAAATTAGACCAGCGATTAAAGTACTAATAGATATAAGACTTTGAAGTTCACCCAGCGCATTAGACATTAACCCAACTCTCCCTGTAGTCTGGGTTCTGGCCCGTTCTAATTTATCGTAGAATTCAGAATCTTCTAAAAGACTAATATTTATTTCATTGGTCTTTTTTATTATCGTTACCGAACTTTTTATAGAATATAAATCACCCAGTAAGCTGTCGGTAAGCGTGATTGCGCGGCTCATTAAATCTGAAACCACCACCAAGCCAAATTCTATTGCTACATAAGTCCAAAGTCGGGAAAGGTCAGAATTGTCTATCCCAGCCTGTAGAACAATTTCGTCGATAATGATTTTGCCGACCCAAAGAATTACCACGGGTAACAATGCACCAATTAACCTACAAAATGCAGAAAGCAGAAACATGGATTTGTTGGTTCTCCATATTTCTTTAAAAAATCGCGGGATAAAAACTAGAGCTTTAAAAGAAGATTTAAAGCTGGTCTTTTGATTATCGGTTAAGGATTTTGGTGTAGTTCTAGGCATTTAAAAATTTTCGGCTATAGCATGCCGAGCTCTAACTTTGCTTCTTCGCTCATTAGGTCTTGGGTCCAAGGCGGGTCAAAAGTAATTTCAACTTCAGCAGTTTTTACATCATTTAATGATTTTACCTTTTCTTCTACCTCTAATGGCAAAGACTCTGCAACAGGACAATTTGGTGTGGTAAGAGTCATCAAGATTTTTACGTCCATATCTTCATTTACCATCACATCATAAATCAATCCTAGCTCATAAATATCTACTGGAATTTCTGGATCGTAAATGGTCTTTAAAACCCTTACTATTTTTTCTCCAAGTGCGTTAGTGTCTATCGTCGTGTCCATATTAGTCTATTTGTGTTTGGTATGCGATGGCATACATTTTTATTTGTTTTATCATACTTACCAAACCGTTTGCCCTGGTTGGTGAGAGATGATCTTTTAAACCGATTTTATCGATGAAATCAGTATCGGCGTTGATAATGTCATTAGGCTTCTGACCGGAAAAGACGCGGATTAAAATGGCGATAATTCCTTTGGTAATAATGGCATCGCTGTCTGCGGTAAAAAGAACTTTCTGATCTTCCATCTCAGAATGTACCCAAACCTTACTTTGGCATCCTTTAATGATATTATTTTCAGTCTTAAATTGGTCTTCGATTAAGGGGAGCGATTTGCCAAGGTCTATCATATATTGATAGCGCTCTTCCCAATTCTCGAACATCTCAAATTCTTCTATTATTTCTTGCTGAATTTCTCCTATCGTCATTAAAAAAATCTTTCCGCAAAGATACGATATATCTATTGTTTGAGGATGCTTTCTTTAATAGTTTGAATCGTTTTGTATATCGAATTCAGTTCTTTAGGCGGATTACCCTTGTCGAATGTTTGGGTTCTGTAGATTGAATCCTTAGAGTGAATTTCGAGATTTGCCATTGCGGCTCCATCAAATTGGTGGTCTTTAGAAGGAGCTTCAAAATTTGATATTTTTGATGCACCAACGCTATCGATTTCTTCAACCAAACTCACCCAAAGATTATTATCAAAATTATGATATTGAGCCTCAGCCTCATTTCTTTGATTAGTATAGGACGCTTTATTTTCTACGATGATAATCTTCTCAAAATATCCTCTTGTGGTCGCTTCGTAGATAACGGTGTCGATTAAGGATTGTGCGTCGGACATTTCATTTTTATTTAAAGGAATAGCATCATATTTTGCCGTTGGCGTTGAATTGTTCTTGCAATTTAAAAATAGAACCAAACTCGTGGTTATCAGTAGAAATACTTTCATATTAAGATTTTAAATAAGAATTAATGTAAACAAAAAAGACGCCAAAAAGGCGTCTTTAAAAATTAGTTTATTTAAGACTTAGTTCACTAAGTCAACTCGAGAACCACCAGCTTCAAAAATAGAATGCATTCTATCATTTTGGCCGTGGGTAAACATATACATACAATCATCGTAAACATAATCCATATAGTTCATGGTCATGTCTATAGAACTACAGTTAGTAGTTTCTCCTGGGCAACCATAGTTTGGTCCGTCCGAAGATGGGGTGTCAGCTACAAAATCGTCTTGTCTGCAACGACCGTCACCCCAAATATGTCTTAGGTTAAGATAGTGACCAACTTCATGAGTTGCGGTTCTTCCTTTACCATAGACGCCACCAGCAGTTGTATTACCAAAATAATCGGAACCAATTACCACTCCGTCCGTAGCAGCAGGTCCACCTGGAAATTGAGCGTAGCCAAGAATACCACCGCCTATTTCGCAAACCCAAATATTTAGGTTATTTGCAGTATCTGTTGGGTCTATTCCACCTGCACTGCTCTTTTTCATCTCATCGTTTGTACCCCAAGAGGTTCTAGACGACGTTTTTCTTACCGTCTTTACAAGATTAAAATTCACAGAAGCATCGGTTCTGTAATCTGCGAAATATGATGGTACGCTATTTCGATTTGGATTAGTATCATTAAAATCATCATTCAAAATAGCAATCTGTGAAGTAATCTGACTATTACTAACAGCCCCGGAACTGGTTTCTAAAATATTCACCACCACATTAATGGTTACTGGCGCATAAGTTGAAGGGGTTACGGTTCCGCCACCGCCAGTATCACCACCGCCGTTACCTCCTCCTGGAGTTCCATCAGGTTTCTTTGCGTTTATTGATTTTCTGGTATTTAATTCAATATCATACATTTTATCGTACAATCCTGGATTCTCCCTTAATAGTCGGTTTAGATTGACCATAGAATAACAGGATTTCTCACTGGCTGCAACTCTAGATGTTTCATCTATATCGGCATCCGTATATAAATAGAAATCGGACATATCAACACTTTCTTGTGTATCAGAATTGGGGGAATTGTCACTTTCGCAACCTGTTAAGATTAATGCTAAAGCAGCAAAGCTTAAGAAGATTTTTCTCATAATTATTAATTATTAGGTTAAAATTTTTCTCAATATATAAGTCTTTAAGAAATATTTAACGCTTTATTGGGAAAAACATTAACAAATTTGATGATTTACTTCAACTTCAAAAAATTGTGTCTATAATATAAAGCACCAAAATGTGAAACCATTTAATTGAAAACCAAAAGATAAAATCATTACCTTTTAAAAGAAAAAAAATTGGAAAATAGTTAAAACAAAAGTTGTGAGCCTTTAAATTAAGAAAGCATTTTAACCGCCTTCTTCAAACCATCTACAAGAATATCTACTTCTTCGATTGTGTTATAAAATGCAAAAGAAGCGCGTATCGTTCCTGGTATCCCGTAAAAATCCATGATTGGTTGGGCGCAGTGATGACCTGTTCTTACGGCAATGCCCATATTATCTAGCAAAGTGCCTACATCGTAGGGATGTAAACCTTTAATATTAAAGGAGATGACGGATGCCTTTTCTTTTGCAGTACCATAAATTTTTAGACCTTCAATCTTGATTAGTTCTGTAGTAGCATATTCCAAAAGCTTTTCCTCTTGCTCGTGAATATTTTCAAAACCAATTTCATTCATATAATCGATTGCCGCACCAAAAGCAATTCCTCCACAAACGTTGGGCGTGCCAGCTTCAAATTTATGTGGAAGATCAGCGTAAGTCGTTTTTTCGAAGGTTACCTCAGCAATCATTTCTCCACCCCCTTGGTAAGGCGGCAACTTTTTCAACCATTCCTGTTTACCATATAGCATACCGACCCCGGTAGGCCCGCACATCTTATGTGCCGAAACCACATAAAAGTCAACATCTAATGCCTGCAAATCTGGTTTTAAATGAGGAGCAGACTGTGCGCCGTCTACTAGAACCGCTGCACCTACATTATGAGCTTTGTCTATAATTTCTTTAATCGGATTTATAGTTCCTAATGCATTGGAGATATGATTAACAAAAACCAATTTGGTTTTACCATTTATAAGTTTGTCGTATTCCGACATAATCAGTTCTCCATTTTGATTGATTGGAATCACCTTTAAAATTGCTCCTGTTCGTTCACAAAGCATTTGCCAAGGAACAATATTACTATGGTGCTCTAAAGCTGAAACTAAGACCTCATCGCCCTTTTTAAGTATATCAGAAAATCCGCTTGCAATTAAATTTATACCATGTGTGGTACCAGAAGTAAAAATCACTTGGTAGCTATTCTCAATATTAAAATGTTTTTGAATCTTTATCCGCGCTTCTTCATAAGCATCAGTCGCTTGTTGACTTAAGTAATGAACTCCCCGATGGATATTAGCATTATAGCGCGAATAATAATCTACAATAACATCGATAACTTGTTTTGGAGTTTGCGAGGTGGCTGCATTATCTAGATAGACCAAAGGTTTGCCCTTGATTTCCCTAGAAAGTATCGGAAAGTCTTCTCTTATTTTATTTACGTCGAACATATCGGCAAAGTTACAAGCTATTCTTATAAATTAAGACTGAAAACAAGAAGTTATAAAATTTTTACAAATTTATTCGAATGCATTTATATAAAATGTATGTTTGTAATATGTATGACAAGCAATTAACTAAAGGTACCCTACAACCAATCATTTTGAAAATGCTCAGTGAAAGGCCTAAAATGTACGGATATGAAATCACCCAAGAAGTTAGAAAAATTACCTCCGGGAAAATTGATATTTCGGAAGGAGCGTTATATCCAATCCTTCATAAATTGGAAAATCAAGGAATTTTAGAAACTGAGAAAATGTATATCGGCAAACGCGTTAGGAAATATTACACAGTCACAAAAAATGGGCATGGGAAGGTCTCGGAAGTGACCAATGAAATGAGCGACTTTATTGATACTCTGATTTTAATATTTTCACCTCCAAAGCTTATAAAATAGTTTAGCACAAGCAACCTTTAAATATTTTTCTATCATGAAATTAAACGATGAACATTATTCCTTTATGGACAAGAGCTTAAAGCTGTACGGTATACACTCTACAGACTTGA
Encoded here:
- a CDS encoding cysteine desulfurase / selenocysteine lyase, whose amino-acid sequence is MFDVNKIREDFPILSREIKGKPLVYLDNAATSQTPKQVIDVIVDYYSRYNANIHRGVHYLSQQATDAYEEARIKIQKHFNIENSYQVIFTSGTTHGINLIASGFSDILKKGDEVLVSALEHHSNIVPWQMLCERTGAILKVIPINQNGELIMSEYDKLINGKTKLVFVNHISNALGTINPIKEIIDKAHNVGAAVLVDGAQSAPHLKPDLQALDVDFYVVSAHKMCGPTGVGMLYGKQEWLKKLPPYQGGGEMIAEVTFEKTTYADLPHKFEAGTPNVCGGIAFGAAIDYMNEIGFENIHEQEEKLLEYATTELIKIEGLKIYGTAKEKASVISFNIKGLHPYDVGTLLDNMGIAVRTGHHCAQPIMDFYGIPGTIRASFAFYNTIEEVDILVDGLKKAVKMLS
- a CDS encoding GTP-binding protein HflX, with amino-acid sequence MLETKDLSLEKTVLIGIITQDQDEEKSKEYLDELEFLTYTAGGEVLKRFTQKMDIPNPKTFIGTGKMDDVKKYIEEHEVGTAIFDDELSATQERNISKILNCKVLDRTNLILDIFAQRAQTSYARTQVELAQFEYLLPRLRGMWTHLERQRGGIGMRGPGETEIETDRRIVRDRISLLKDKINSIDKQMATQRGNRGQLVRVALVGYTNVGKSTVMNVISKSDVFAENKLFATLDTTVRKVVIRNLPFLLSDTVGFIRKLPTQLVESFKSTLDEVREADLLLHVVDISHSNFEEHIQSVNKILSEIGSGDKPTLMVFNKIDAYKQTALDKDDLVTEKTEEHYSLEEWKKTWMNRIGDNAIFISALNNENMKDFRQKVYSAVREIHVSRFPYNNFLYPDISEEE
- a CDS encoding DNA-binding transcriptional regulator, PadR family, whose product is MYDKQLTKGTLQPIILKMLSERPKMYGYEITQEVRKITSGKIDISEGALYPILHKLENQGILETEKMYIGKRVRKYYTVTKNGHGKVSEVTNEMSDFIDTLILIFSPPKLIK
- a CDS encoding Pregnancy-associated plasma protein-A → MRKIFLSFAALALILTGCESDNSPNSDTQESVDMSDFYLYTDADIDETSRVAASEKSCYSMVNLNRLLRENPGLYDKMYDIELNTRKSINAKKPDGTPGGGNGGGDTGGGGTVTPSTYAPVTINVVVNILETSSGAVSNSQITSQIAILNDDFNDTNPNRNSVPSYFADYRTDASVNFNLVKTVRKTSSRTSWGTNDEMKKSSAGGIDPTDTANNLNIWVCEIGGGILGYAQFPGGPAATDGVVIGSDYFGNTTAGGVYGKGRTATHEVGHYLNLRHIWGDGRCRQDDFVADTPSSDGPNYGCPGETTNCSSIDMTMNYMDYVYDDCMYMFTHGQNDRMHSIFEAGGSRVDLVN
- a CDS encoding ATP-binding cassette, subfamily B: MPRTTPKSLTDNQKTSFKSSFKALVFIPRFFKEIWRTNKSMFLLSAFCRLIGALLPVVILWVGKIIIDEIVLQAGIDNSDLSRLWTYVAIEFGLVVVSDLMSRAITLTDSLLGDLYSIKSSVTIIKKTNEINISLLEDSEFYDKLERARTQTTGRVGLMSNALGELQSLISISTLIAGLIYFEPVLIVLLVISIIPSFINEIYFSQQQYSLARGWTAERRELDYLRFIGANDKTAKEIKLFGLTDFVVDRFKNLSEDYYQLNKTLALKRSSLGFLFNVLGSVSYYGAYVFIIYRVISGVITLGELTFLSGAFNRLMRNLQEFFSKFTRITESSLYLADYFDFIDITVEPEDVEDIPLPVVIQTGFEFKDVYFSYPNSDNIILKGVSFKIKAGEKMAFVGQNGAGKTTLTKLLLRFYEPTSGQILLDGTPISRFNKSEYQQYFGVIFQDFFRYEFTVRENIAIGDIKEIDNQEKIEEAARLSLANEVISDLKRGYDQQLGKRFSKGQELSGGQWQKVALARAYMKDAKVMILDEPTSALDAKAESEVFERFIGLTENKTSIIISHRFSTVRQADRIVVLEDGKIIEMGTHEELMLEPKLYAKLFKLQAEGYK
- a CDS encoding Cysteine desulfuration protein SufE, which encodes MTIGEIQQEIIEEFEMFENWEERYQYMIDLGKSLPLIEDQFKTENNIIKGCQSKVWVHSEMEDQKVLFTADSDAIITKGIIAILIRVFSGQKPNDIINADTDFIDKIGLKDHLSPTRANGLVSMIKQIKMYAIAYQTQID
- a CDS encoding Endonuclease/Exonuclease/phosphatase family protein, producing the protein MDSNPKNILTIAFYNLENLYDTENDSMTNDDDFLPTADRRWTNKRYDRKLYKIGTAISQIGKHESAYLPALIGLAEVENKTVLRDLIKSKDLSEHNYDFVHYDSYDERGIDVALLYNKDLFKLESSEIFPVLLEDEFKTRDFTRDVLLVTGKLQGELISVVLNHWPSRREGEVLSGPKRQAAAEINVHIVEKLRLVHNDPKIVIMGDFNDNPDDSSITYLTDKTGFYNAVKTVWSIDKGSQNHNFNWNFFDQMIISPNFFKPASDSLKFEKAEVFNEKFLTQYNGKFAGQPYRTYAGKRYKGGFSDHFPVYILLSKGV
- a CDS encoding FeS assembly SUF system protein; this encodes MDTTIDTNALGEKIVRVLKTIYDPEIPVDIYELGLIYDVMVNEDMDVKILMTLTTPNCPVAESLPLEVEEKVKSLNDVKTAEVEITFDPPWTQDLMSEEAKLELGML